The following proteins come from a genomic window of Nocardioides albertanoniae:
- a CDS encoding DNA polymerase domain-containing protein, which yields MAKTPPAHVQVGEREVRISSPDRVIYEATDRTAEVTKLMVAEFFAAVGDPLMRALRDRPTALERWPDGWREGMKLATGPTDKEGDGFYQKRTPKGAPDYLEEVQVTFPSGRTAREICPTEAAIPVWCAQMGALTFHPWPVRRANVDRPDELRIDLDPQPGTDFADVVRVAGVAKEALEELGLRGFAKTSGNRGVHIYVRIRPEWTFEQLRHAAIGFGRELERRDGGVTTAWWKEERGERIFVDFNQNNRDRTIASAYSLRAKPGAPVSTPLTWGELADLEDPRELNLFTVPDFLADGDRWAEIDDEAYDLEPLLDLWESLPGGELNFPPDYPKMPGEPPRVQPSKKVASHWDDDGNRIDDK from the coding sequence ATGGCCAAGACACCGCCGGCACACGTGCAGGTAGGCGAGCGCGAGGTGCGGATCTCCAGCCCCGACCGGGTGATCTACGAAGCGACGGACCGCACCGCAGAGGTGACGAAGCTGATGGTCGCTGAGTTCTTCGCGGCCGTCGGCGACCCGCTGATGCGGGCGCTCCGCGATCGTCCGACCGCGCTGGAGCGTTGGCCCGACGGCTGGCGCGAGGGCATGAAGCTGGCCACCGGACCCACCGACAAAGAGGGCGACGGCTTTTACCAGAAGCGCACCCCCAAGGGGGCTCCCGACTATCTCGAAGAGGTGCAGGTGACCTTCCCGAGCGGGCGTACGGCGCGCGAGATCTGCCCGACCGAGGCTGCGATCCCGGTCTGGTGCGCCCAGATGGGCGCGCTCACCTTCCACCCGTGGCCCGTCCGCCGCGCGAACGTGGATCGCCCCGACGAGCTGCGCATCGACCTCGACCCGCAGCCGGGCACCGACTTCGCCGACGTCGTGCGGGTCGCCGGTGTGGCCAAGGAGGCCCTCGAGGAGCTCGGCCTGCGTGGGTTCGCGAAGACCAGCGGCAACCGCGGCGTACACATCTATGTGCGCATCCGGCCGGAGTGGACCTTCGAGCAGCTGCGTCACGCCGCGATCGGCTTCGGGCGCGAGCTGGAGCGACGCGACGGGGGAGTGACCACCGCCTGGTGGAAGGAGGAGCGCGGCGAGCGCATCTTCGTCGACTTCAACCAGAACAACCGAGATCGCACCATCGCCTCGGCCTACTCGCTGCGTGCCAAGCCCGGTGCTCCGGTCTCCACGCCGCTCACCTGGGGCGAGCTCGCCGACCTCGAGGACCCGCGCGAGCTGAACCTCTTCACCGTGCCCGACTTCCTCGCCGACGGCGACCGCTGGGCAGAGATCGACGACGAGGCGTACGACCTCGAGCCCCTGCTCGACCTGTGGGAGTCGTTGCCCGGCGGCGAGCTCAACTTCCCGCCCGACTACCCGAAGATGCCGGGGGAGCCGCCGCGGGTGCAGCCGAGCAAGAAGGTCGCCTCCCACTGGGACGACGACGGCAACCGCATCGACGACAAGTAG
- a CDS encoding ATP-dependent DNA ligase, which yields MDLPVMPPILPMLAKPASLEKVLSMAPNVQLEPKWDGFRCIVFKDGDEVELASRNTKPLTRYFPEVVEELRRVLPDKIVLDGEIFVSIGDRLEFEVLQQRIHPAKSRITLLAEETPASYAAFDLLALGEESFLEKPLSERRAALEGAFAPVTSQSVHLCTTTTDPEVAQDWFTRFEGAGLDGVMAKPLDAPYSPDKRTMLKVKHSRTADVVVAGYREHKTSTPEKPLLGSLLLGLYAPGEDGQPELQHIGVSASFTAARRAELWQELQPLVVPIEEHPWGRWNEWLTANPDRVPGTQSRWSAGKDLSFTPLRPERVLEVGYDHMEGRRFRHTAQFKRWRTDRDPETCGYEQLEEPVAYELSEVLGGPR from the coding sequence GTGGACCTTCCTGTGATGCCGCCGATCCTGCCGATGCTGGCCAAGCCGGCGTCGCTTGAGAAGGTGCTCTCCATGGCACCCAACGTCCAACTAGAACCAAAATGGGACGGGTTTCGGTGCATCGTGTTCAAGGACGGCGACGAGGTGGAGCTGGCCTCGCGCAACACCAAGCCGCTGACGCGCTACTTCCCCGAGGTGGTCGAGGAGCTGCGGAGGGTGCTGCCCGACAAGATCGTGCTCGACGGGGAGATCTTCGTGTCGATCGGCGACCGGCTCGAGTTCGAGGTGCTGCAGCAGCGCATCCACCCGGCGAAGTCGCGGATCACGCTGCTGGCCGAGGAGACGCCGGCCTCGTACGCGGCCTTCGACCTGCTCGCGCTGGGCGAGGAGTCGTTCCTGGAGAAGCCGCTGAGCGAGCGGCGGGCTGCGCTGGAGGGAGCCTTCGCCCCGGTGACGTCGCAGAGCGTCCACCTGTGCACCACGACGACCGACCCCGAGGTCGCTCAGGACTGGTTCACCCGGTTCGAGGGCGCCGGCCTCGACGGGGTGATGGCCAAGCCGCTGGACGCCCCCTACTCCCCCGACAAGCGCACCATGCTCAAGGTCAAGCACTCCCGTACGGCTGATGTGGTCGTGGCCGGCTACCGCGAGCACAAGACGTCCACCCCGGAGAAGCCGCTGCTCGGGAGTCTGCTGCTGGGGCTCTACGCCCCCGGTGAGGACGGTCAGCCCGAGCTGCAGCACATCGGCGTCTCGGCCTCGTTCACCGCCGCGCGCCGCGCGGAGCTGTGGCAGGAGCTGCAGCCGCTGGTCGTGCCCATCGAAGAGCACCCGTGGGGGCGTTGGAACGAGTGGCTCACCGCCAACCCCGATCGTGTCCCGGGCACGCAGAGCCGCTGGTCTGCGGGGAAGGACCTCTCCTTCACGCCGCTGCGCCCCGAGCGGGTGCTCGAGGTGGGCTATGACCACATGGAGGGGCGCCGGTTCCGGCACACAGCCCAGTTCAAGCGGTGGCGCACCGACCGTGACCCCGAGACGTGCGGCTACGAGCAGCTCGAGGAGCCGGTGGCCTACGAGCTGTCCGAAGTGCTCGGAGGTCCACGCTGA
- a CDS encoding helix-turn-helix domain-containing protein, whose amino-acid sequence MAVGHEGSLLEAARAARGLTQEALARRCGTSQPSLSAYERGAKSPTLAVLERILRCLDFELALNERITFHQITVAGPGRSTALVPNRLWRLSPEQCFAPLWVWHGRDHRVFALSDRDKRAAGYAWLLRYGDETQLFEHVDAALLVDLWPDLVDGLPPEIRDAWWPLVGWTRDQSVEELILADARAWGQDYRRRTATRAKRLRVFRRLADYGLDPDQIRALMRHW is encoded by the coding sequence ATGGCCGTCGGCCACGAGGGCTCACTGTTGGAGGCCGCTCGCGCTGCTCGCGGGTTGACCCAAGAGGCGCTCGCGCGCCGATGCGGGACATCACAGCCATCGCTGTCGGCTTACGAACGTGGAGCGAAGTCGCCCACCCTCGCCGTCCTCGAGCGCATCTTGCGATGCCTTGACTTCGAGCTCGCCCTCAACGAGCGGATCACCTTCCACCAGATCACGGTTGCCGGGCCTGGACGGTCCACGGCGCTGGTGCCGAACCGGCTGTGGCGGTTGTCGCCTGAGCAATGCTTCGCGCCGCTGTGGGTGTGGCACGGTCGTGACCACAGGGTGTTCGCGCTGAGTGATCGCGACAAACGCGCCGCCGGTTATGCCTGGCTGCTGCGCTATGGCGACGAGACCCAGCTCTTCGAGCACGTCGACGCTGCGCTGCTGGTCGACCTGTGGCCCGATCTGGTCGACGGCCTGCCCCCGGAGATCCGCGACGCGTGGTGGCCACTGGTCGGATGGACCCGGGATCAGTCCGTCGAGGAACTGATCCTCGCCGACGCTCGAGCCTGGGGGCAGGACTACAGACGCCGGACCGCTACCCGCGCAAAGAGGCTGCGGGTGTTCCGACGGCTGGCCGACTACGGGCTCGATCCCGATCAGATCCGAGCACTGATGCGGCACTGGTGA
- the mobF gene encoding MobF family relaxase, translated as MARSASSRRGRARSCRSGSFGGRAQCGSRSGSRPVPPPPRQGGMRATDYPAERTDLFHSRSPSATRGPPLPLGYVTMTIHKLTAGSGYEYLTRQVAAGDSTELGATALADYYEAKGEAPGRWAGSGLDAFAGPDGINAGDVVTAEQMGHLFGVGEHPVTGRPLGRRTRSDGVAGFDLTFSPVKSVSTLWAVAPPEIARAIEQAHDAAVNDAMAYVEREVLFTREGTDGARQVKTRGLIAAAFRHRDSRAGDPDLHTHVAVANKVQAKLSGKWLTVYGRLLFQHTVAISETYNTALEYRLGEALGVTFAERANPRERRAVREIVGVSAGLCRVWSRRARDIDRREDDLVSAFIAEHGRPPTESERLGLVQQANLETRAPKHEPRAEADQRRIWRRQASEFLGSESTLAAMIHEALDVSPPVRRSTSTDVVDTHVIHAMAVAVITELETRRATWQSWHLRAEAERQVRAMAPGQIRAGDLPAMADAVVAAAVGMSVSLTPDDDPIDQRTDLRQPSGLRRSGGTSVYRHTGADHYTSQRILQAEQRLVDAAGLGSDFAFSAEEVDIVLAASAVAGVRLNDGQHALVHALAGGGHRVRLALAPAGSGKTTAVEVLAAVWTMNGYDAIGLAPSAAAAKVLQEATGLPCETLAKIDDEVATQPTNTGGDRRSGLSTRIGPETLVVIDEAGMADTLTLDRVVAFCISRGATIRLLGDDQQLSAVGAGGVLRDITHRHGADRLEEVVRFIDPGEAAASLDLRDGDQTAIGFYLDHDRIHTADEDTTIAEVLAAWQHDRDDGLDTLMLAPTRNMAATLNHQARTRRLAGIAPRTEVELADGNQASVGDTIITRHNQRRLAVSGTDWVKNGDRWTITRIRGAALTVRHATTGLKASLPAEYVHDHVELGYASTVHTAQGLTADVVHGIVDGREDRQMLYTMLTRGRRENHVHLVLEPIDPVEADRRQCMLPGLQEQLTAIQILDDVVGRDGAAVSATTTLRRGRSWSTQLHDASLRYADAVATGAMRVLGSGWEDALDAAGEGPLPWLPAIPADLARDESWGPYLTARSQHVEVTRQGFLDHLVGADIPTAIESQKRPAWMTRYADVLGDLHDTVALWRAARGVPEDDPRPTGPAVTEPRAGRFQRHLLRQLTGRYSDSVQRWHELILRRTGIQAQDDHTRGEAIELARLLDTLHRRGHDSRGLLDRALSSGALPEGHAIAALTYRVRRLTPRDPLQSRSESAGHAGPSAIGM; from the coding sequence GTGGCGCGCTCGGCGTCGAGTAGGAGAGGTCGAGCTCGGTCATGCCGGTCAGGGTCATTTGGTGGAAGAGCGCAATGCGGATCGCGATCGGGGTCGCGCCCGGTACCTCCTCCTCCCCGCCAGGGCGGCATGCGAGCCACGGACTACCCCGCAGAACGCACAGACCTCTTTCATTCCCGCTCCCCCTCGGCCACTCGCGGTCCTCCCCTGCCCCTGGGGTACGTGACCATGACGATCCACAAGCTGACCGCAGGCTCGGGGTACGAGTACCTGACCCGCCAGGTAGCGGCGGGTGACTCCACCGAGCTCGGCGCCACAGCGCTGGCGGACTACTACGAGGCCAAGGGCGAGGCGCCCGGTCGGTGGGCGGGATCTGGGCTCGACGCCTTCGCTGGCCCGGACGGGATCAACGCGGGCGATGTGGTGACAGCCGAACAGATGGGCCACCTGTTCGGCGTCGGCGAGCATCCCGTCACCGGGAGACCGTTGGGTCGGCGGACGCGGTCGGACGGGGTGGCAGGGTTCGATCTGACCTTCAGCCCGGTGAAGTCGGTCTCGACGCTTTGGGCGGTCGCGCCACCCGAGATCGCGCGTGCGATCGAGCAGGCCCACGATGCCGCGGTCAACGACGCGATGGCGTATGTCGAGCGCGAGGTGCTGTTCACCCGCGAAGGGACCGACGGGGCGCGGCAGGTCAAGACCCGCGGCTTGATCGCGGCCGCGTTCCGCCACCGGGACTCCCGTGCCGGCGACCCGGACCTTCATACCCATGTCGCCGTCGCGAACAAGGTGCAGGCGAAACTTTCGGGCAAGTGGCTGACCGTCTATGGCCGGCTGTTATTTCAGCACACGGTGGCGATCTCGGAGACCTATAACACCGCACTCGAGTACCGGCTCGGCGAGGCGCTCGGTGTCACGTTCGCCGAACGGGCGAACCCTCGGGAGCGGCGCGCTGTCCGCGAGATCGTGGGTGTCTCAGCCGGGCTGTGTCGAGTGTGGTCGCGGCGGGCCCGGGACATCGACCGCCGTGAGGACGACCTCGTGAGCGCGTTCATCGCGGAGCACGGTCGGCCGCCGACAGAGTCGGAACGGCTCGGGCTGGTACAGCAGGCCAATCTAGAGACGCGCGCCCCTAAGCATGAGCCGCGCGCCGAGGCCGACCAGCGACGAATCTGGCGCCGCCAGGCATCGGAGTTCCTCGGGAGCGAGTCGACCCTCGCCGCGATGATCCACGAAGCATTGGATGTGTCGCCGCCGGTGCGCCGATCGACCTCTACCGACGTCGTCGACACACACGTGATCCACGCAATGGCAGTCGCCGTCATCACCGAGCTCGAGACCCGTCGGGCGACCTGGCAAAGCTGGCATCTGCGGGCAGAGGCGGAGCGTCAGGTGCGGGCCATGGCACCTGGTCAGATCAGGGCAGGTGACCTTCCCGCGATGGCCGATGCGGTCGTCGCGGCGGCCGTCGGGATGTCGGTGTCGCTCACGCCGGACGACGATCCCATCGACCAAAGGACCGATCTTCGCCAACCCAGTGGCCTTCGTCGCTCGGGCGGAACCAGCGTGTATCGACATACCGGCGCCGATCACTACACCAGTCAGCGGATCCTTCAAGCCGAACAGCGACTGGTCGACGCGGCCGGTCTGGGCAGCGACTTCGCGTTCTCTGCGGAAGAAGTGGACATCGTCCTGGCCGCCAGCGCGGTCGCCGGGGTACGGCTCAATGACGGACAACACGCGCTCGTGCATGCGCTGGCCGGTGGTGGTCACCGGGTCCGCCTCGCATTGGCGCCGGCGGGGTCGGGGAAGACGACCGCGGTCGAGGTGCTGGCTGCGGTCTGGACGATGAATGGTTATGACGCGATCGGGCTGGCACCGTCGGCCGCCGCGGCGAAGGTACTTCAGGAGGCGACCGGCCTGCCCTGCGAGACCCTCGCGAAGATCGACGACGAGGTCGCCACCCAGCCCACCAACACTGGGGGTGACCGTCGCAGTGGGCTGAGCACCCGGATCGGACCAGAGACCCTGGTGGTGATCGACGAGGCGGGAATGGCCGACACGTTGACGCTCGACCGGGTAGTCGCGTTCTGCATCTCGCGCGGTGCCACGATCCGGCTCCTGGGCGATGACCAGCAGCTCTCCGCCGTCGGCGCCGGTGGCGTGCTGCGCGACATCACCCATCGGCACGGAGCCGACCGGCTCGAGGAAGTCGTACGCTTCATCGACCCCGGCGAGGCCGCAGCCTCCTTAGACCTTCGCGACGGTGATCAGACCGCGATCGGGTTCTACCTCGACCACGACCGCATCCACACCGCCGACGAAGACACCACGATCGCCGAGGTCCTCGCCGCCTGGCAACACGACCGAGACGACGGGCTGGACACACTCATGCTGGCCCCCACCCGAAACATGGCCGCCACCCTCAACCACCAGGCACGCACCCGGCGTCTCGCCGGCATCGCGCCGCGGACCGAGGTCGAACTGGCCGACGGCAACCAGGCATCAGTCGGGGACACGATCATCACCCGTCACAACCAGCGCCGCCTGGCCGTCTCCGGCACCGACTGGGTCAAGAACGGTGACCGGTGGACCATCACCCGCATCCGCGGCGCCGCATTGACCGTACGCCACGCCACAACCGGCTTGAAGGCGTCGCTGCCTGCCGAATACGTGCACGACCACGTCGAGCTCGGCTACGCCTCAACCGTTCACACCGCACAAGGCCTCACCGCCGACGTCGTCCACGGGATCGTCGACGGCCGCGAGGATCGGCAGATGCTGTACACGATGCTGACCCGCGGCCGCCGCGAGAACCACGTCCATCTGGTGCTCGAACCGATCGACCCCGTCGAGGCCGATCGGCGGCAGTGCATGCTGCCTGGACTGCAGGAACAACTGACCGCGATCCAGATCCTCGACGACGTGGTCGGTCGTGACGGTGCTGCGGTCTCGGCCACCACCACGCTCCGCCGCGGCCGCAGCTGGTCCACCCAGCTCCACGACGCCTCCCTACGCTACGCCGACGCGGTCGCCACCGGAGCAATGCGAGTGCTTGGCAGCGGTTGGGAAGACGCCCTCGACGCGGCCGGCGAAGGCCCACTCCCCTGGCTACCCGCGATACCTGCCGACCTGGCGCGGGATGAGTCCTGGGGTCCATATCTCACCGCTCGTTCCCAACATGTCGAGGTGACAAGACAGGGCTTCCTCGACCACCTGGTCGGCGCCGACATACCGACAGCGATCGAAAGCCAGAAGCGTCCGGCCTGGATGACGCGGTACGCCGATGTCCTCGGAGACCTCCACGACACCGTCGCGCTGTGGCGAGCCGCCCGCGGCGTACCCGAAGACGATCCGCGCCCGACCGGGCCAGCCGTCACCGAACCGCGCGCCGGCCGCTTCCAACGCCATCTCCTGCGGCAGCTCACTGGTCGCTACAGCGACTCGGTCCAGCGCTGGCACGAGCTGATCCTCCGCCGGACAGGAATCCAGGCCCAGGACGACCACACCCGAGGCGAAGCCATCGAGCTCGCTCGACTGCTCGACACGCTCCATCGCCGCGGCCACGACTCCCGCGGACTGCTAGACCGTGCCCTGAGCAGCGGCGCATTGCCCGAGGGGCATGCCATCGCCGCCCTGACCTACCGCGTCCGCAGGCTCACCCCGCGCGACCCGCTTCAGTCACGATCCGAGTCCGCCGGGCATGCTGGCCCATCGGCGATCGGTATGTGA
- a CDS encoding BlaI/MecI/CopY family transcriptional regulator, whose product MRQFGHLEAKVMDRLWSADRPLTVREVHALLPTDRQRAYTTVMTVMDKLFRKGVLERELDGKAYRYRPVASRAEHTATAMEELLSTSGTPRSTLLHFVGQLSAEEAQELREALDAVAVDPVDRSTGEGRS is encoded by the coding sequence ATGCGTCAGTTCGGGCATCTAGAAGCCAAGGTGATGGACCGGTTGTGGTCGGCGGATCGGCCGCTGACGGTTCGCGAGGTTCATGCGCTTCTGCCTACCGATCGGCAGCGGGCGTACACGACGGTGATGACGGTGATGGACAAGCTCTTCCGCAAGGGCGTCCTCGAGCGAGAGCTTGACGGCAAGGCCTATCGCTATCGTCCGGTGGCGTCGCGTGCGGAGCACACTGCCACGGCCATGGAGGAACTGCTCAGCACGAGTGGTACGCCGCGGTCGACATTGCTTCACTTCGTCGGTCAGCTCAGCGCCGAGGAGGCCCAGGAGCTGCGCGAGGCACTAGACGCCGTCGCCGTCGATCCTGTGGACCGATCGACCGGGGAGGGACGGTCGTGA
- a CDS encoding M56 family metallopeptidase: MIAVVVLIVVAATAGTLGATMLSRAGWVRRAPVIGLVVWQSVSVTILASVLLAAALVALPPPVFSAASGWLGTCLGLLEGHYAAPFGWIGRVTGAVIGCVVLARAVGCTMLEARAAGVARRVTRGRLALLAAPRSDGVLLLEDDRPAAYCVPGRRPVVVLTTGAERLLRPEQRIAVLTHERAHLRARHHWAVLWASGLNRAFGFVPAFAHGAREVELLVEMHADDAAARASGRQSLAEALVRMASGPAPTATLAAHGADAVTRVRRLLGRPERLGAGARVALTGLAAALLLGPVLIGLLPAIESTLREHCAPYEHACDVPGRSDVALP; the protein is encoded by the coding sequence GTGATCGCCGTCGTCGTGCTGATCGTGGTTGCCGCCACCGCCGGAACCCTGGGCGCCACGATGCTCTCGCGCGCCGGGTGGGTGAGGCGAGCGCCGGTCATCGGGTTGGTCGTGTGGCAGTCGGTGTCGGTGACCATCCTGGCCTCGGTGCTCCTGGCGGCCGCGCTGGTTGCGTTGCCGCCGCCCGTATTCTCGGCGGCATCTGGCTGGCTCGGGACCTGTCTGGGCCTGCTCGAGGGGCACTATGCTGCGCCGTTCGGCTGGATCGGGCGCGTGACGGGCGCGGTGATCGGGTGTGTCGTCCTGGCTCGAGCGGTGGGTTGCACGATGTTGGAGGCCCGCGCAGCGGGCGTTGCGCGTCGGGTCACGCGCGGGCGGCTCGCCCTGCTTGCGGCCCCGAGATCTGATGGCGTGCTGCTCCTCGAGGACGATCGTCCAGCGGCTTACTGCGTACCTGGCCGCCGACCGGTGGTCGTCCTCACCACGGGTGCCGAGCGACTCTTGCGTCCTGAGCAGAGGATCGCGGTGCTGACCCATGAACGGGCGCATCTTCGGGCGAGGCACCACTGGGCGGTGTTGTGGGCATCGGGGCTGAACCGTGCCTTCGGGTTCGTTCCCGCGTTCGCGCACGGCGCCCGAGAGGTGGAGTTGCTGGTCGAGATGCATGCCGATGACGCGGCCGCACGAGCTAGCGGTCGTCAGAGTCTGGCTGAGGCGCTGGTCAGGATGGCCTCGGGCCCGGCGCCCACCGCGACGCTTGCCGCCCACGGTGCAGACGCAGTGACCCGCGTTCGGAGGCTGCTTGGTCGGCCCGAGCGGCTGGGCGCCGGCGCGCGGGTGGCGCTGACCGGGCTCGCGGCCGCGCTGCTGCTCGGTCCGGTGCTGATCGGGCTGCTCCCGGCGATCGAGTCGACCCTGCGGGAGCACTGCGCACCGTATGAGCATGCTTGTGACGTGCCGGGACGTTCAGACGTCGCGCTGCCCTGA
- a CDS encoding bifunctional copper resistance protein CopD/cytochrome c oxidase assembly protein has protein sequence MTRRALLIGLLTTPVLVTVALLSLTGAVASPTSGLPDPGALTRWGLPVARVVRDVAATVTIGSLVLAAVLLPGAGRRLLGAAQRRSQVVAAAAGSTWVVAGAIEIIFVQADVSGVSPWSGGWAPVWFFITQIDYGKALAASLVLAAAATTTAALVRSVTGIGFSTLLALAALWPLALTGHAAGDSDHDLGVNLQFLHLVPVTIWVGTLAALLVAGAAARTTSVISGFSRLAGWCAALVGLSGVLAAGIRVPAVADLLSTYGALLAIKAAVLGACLGIGWWHRRRLLASTPASFTGGRFARLAVGELALMGVAIGTGVALGRSAPPSGSGTEPAATPAEAILGQPMPPELTAQRWITEWRLDTFWGPVAVLAAVLYLLGVRRLHQRGVVWSRGRTVLWLLGCLVLLWATSGPPGTYGEVLFSMHMVQHMTIATLVPILLVLGSPVTLALRVLRRRTDGSRGAREWLLVIVHSWPVGLLGHPLVAAGLFIISLPTFYYSGLFELALSTHTGHLLMTAHFLLSGYLLANVVCGEDPGPRRPPYPLRVLLVMATFAFHAFFSISLMSSRKILAQEWYGGLGRTWGDTLAQDQYLGASLGWAMGDLPLALLAAALVAAWVRADGREARRLDRRAERDGDAARAAYNARLQALADRSPDGSDTGSGQRDV, from the coding sequence GTGACCAGGAGAGCTCTCCTCATCGGTCTGCTGACCACTCCTGTCCTGGTGACCGTCGCCCTGTTGTCGCTCACCGGCGCGGTCGCGTCTCCGACATCAGGCCTCCCCGACCCCGGCGCCCTCACTCGGTGGGGTCTGCCCGTCGCTCGCGTCGTGCGCGATGTCGCCGCAACGGTGACGATCGGCAGCCTGGTGTTGGCGGCGGTGCTGCTGCCAGGAGCGGGCCGGCGCCTCCTTGGGGCTGCACAGCGCAGGAGCCAGGTCGTAGCCGCTGCCGCCGGCTCCACCTGGGTCGTTGCGGGAGCCATCGAGATCATCTTCGTACAGGCTGATGTCTCAGGGGTCTCACCGTGGTCCGGAGGGTGGGCGCCGGTGTGGTTCTTCATCACCCAGATCGACTACGGCAAGGCACTTGCGGCCAGCCTCGTCCTCGCTGCGGCCGCGACGACCACCGCGGCCCTGGTGCGCAGCGTGACCGGCATCGGATTCAGCACGTTGCTGGCCCTGGCTGCCCTGTGGCCACTCGCCCTGACCGGGCACGCCGCAGGAGACTCCGACCACGATCTCGGAGTGAACCTGCAGTTTCTGCACCTGGTCCCGGTCACGATCTGGGTCGGCACCCTGGCCGCTCTCCTGGTTGCCGGCGCCGCTGCCCGCACGACGTCCGTGATCTCGGGATTCTCTCGCCTCGCCGGCTGGTGTGCAGCGCTGGTAGGCCTGTCGGGAGTGCTCGCTGCCGGCATCCGGGTGCCTGCCGTCGCCGACCTCCTCAGCACGTATGGAGCCTTGCTCGCCATCAAGGCAGCGGTGCTAGGTGCATGCCTGGGGATCGGCTGGTGGCATCGACGGCGCCTGCTGGCCTCGACCCCGGCATCCTTCACCGGGGGCCGTTTCGCACGCCTCGCCGTTGGAGAGCTTGCCCTGATGGGCGTCGCGATCGGTACCGGGGTCGCTTTGGGCCGCTCCGCGCCTCCATCGGGCTCCGGCACAGAACCCGCGGCGACTCCGGCCGAGGCGATCCTCGGGCAGCCCATGCCGCCCGAGCTGACGGCCCAACGATGGATCACCGAATGGCGCCTGGACACGTTCTGGGGCCCTGTCGCCGTGCTCGCGGCCGTGCTCTATCTGCTCGGTGTGCGCCGACTCCATCAGCGCGGCGTCGTCTGGTCACGAGGCCGCACGGTGCTATGGCTCCTCGGTTGCCTGGTTCTGCTGTGGGCGACCAGTGGGCCCCCAGGAACCTACGGCGAGGTGTTGTTCAGCATGCACATGGTTCAACACATGACCATCGCCACGCTGGTTCCGATCCTCTTGGTGCTCGGCAGCCCGGTGACCCTGGCGCTGCGTGTACTTCGACGACGTACGGACGGCTCCCGCGGCGCCCGGGAGTGGCTCCTCGTCATCGTGCACTCGTGGCCCGTCGGCCTGCTCGGGCATCCACTGGTGGCGGCCGGCCTCTTCATCATCAGTCTGCCCACCTTCTACTACTCCGGGCTCTTCGAGCTTGCCCTGAGTACACACACCGGACATCTGCTGATGACCGCGCACTTCCTGCTCAGCGGCTACCTGCTCGCCAACGTCGTGTGCGGCGAGGATCCGGGGCCCCGCCGACCGCCCTATCCGCTGCGGGTCCTGCTGGTGATGGCGACCTTCGCGTTCCACGCCTTCTTCTCGATCTCGTTGATGTCCAGCCGCAAGATCTTGGCTCAAGAGTGGTACGGCGGGCTGGGGCGCACCTGGGGCGACACCCTCGCGCAGGACCAATATCTGGGCGCGTCCCTGGGCTGGGCCATGGGTGACCTCCCACTCGCACTTCTGGCAGCAGCGCTCGTTGCCGCCTGGGTCCGCGCCGACGGCCGTGAGGCCCGTCGTCTCGACAGGCGAGCTGAACGGGACGGAGATGCAGCGCGGGCCGCGTACAACGCTCGACTGCAAGCGCTGGCGGACCGGTCCCCCGACGGATCCGACACAGGATCAGGGCAGCGCGACGTCTGA
- a CDS encoding copper resistance CopC family protein: MVGAVALLGSVAPAEAHTAVVASNPAAGAQLSAMPTQVRLTFNEAISAEYATLTLSAPETPATSLSSPTAEGTQLVAAVPATATSGAGGDAVPWTLSFRVVSTDGHPVTGTVKFTVAARPATNPGDASPSASPTASASMTDEPRPSSGNRSSGTDAAKEAPGTTAGRIVFLAVLLVPLIAMPVVLLRRRKDGQE; this comes from the coding sequence ATGGTCGGGGCGGTCGCCCTCCTCGGCTCGGTTGCTCCCGCCGAGGCGCACACCGCGGTGGTCGCGTCGAACCCGGCGGCCGGCGCGCAACTGTCGGCCATGCCGACCCAGGTGCGGCTCACCTTCAACGAGGCCATCAGCGCGGAGTACGCAACGCTGACCCTCTCCGCCCCGGAGACGCCCGCCACCTCGCTGTCCTCCCCCACAGCCGAAGGAACCCAGCTGGTCGCGGCCGTGCCTGCGACAGCCACGTCGGGCGCCGGTGGCGACGCGGTCCCGTGGACACTCAGCTTTCGCGTCGTCTCAACCGATGGTCATCCGGTCACCGGAACCGTCAAGTTCACCGTCGCGGCTCGCCCAGCGACGAACCCGGGAGACGCCTCGCCCAGTGCCTCGCCGACTGCGTCAGCTTCGATGACGGACGAACCGCGGCCATCGAGCGGTAATCGGTCCTCGGGCACCGACGCCGCCAAGGAGGCACCAGGAACCACCGCCGGCCGTATCGTGTTCCTCGCCGTCCTGCTCGTGCCCTTGATCGCGATGCCGGTCGTCCTGCTGCGTCGTCGCAAGGACGGTCAGGAGTGA